Genomic DNA from Salvia miltiorrhiza cultivar Shanhuang (shh) chromosome 1, IMPLAD_Smil_shh, whole genome shotgun sequence:
GCAATATTAAATATGACACTAATAATCGCCATGTCAAAATATATCACCTTTGGGTCTAacttaataataaaaaagatcATTAATGTCCAACAATGCTGAAATTTAATGTACACCAAAAGGAAAAACAATacgaaaaataatgaaatatgaATCTAGGAATTCAAGTCACATCGGGCGTGAGTTGCCGTCGACGATGATATCGGGATTGCAGCATTGCGCCGTCATCATCAACGATAATGTTTCTGCAATCTGCATCCAGAATTTACTCTTCCGAAGCACCGGTTTCGACATTCATGAGTTGAGCGTATTCGTAGCCAAATCTTTCAAGATAAGATCTGAAATCAAAGAGTTGAGCATCGAAACAACGCAAAACCCGTGTTGGTTtcggaagagagagaaaggaggaAGATGTGAAAGAAAATATTCGAAAGCTTGGTTTGATTTGATTAGTGCGTATGGAATTTATGGTTCAGCTCATATACATTATTATAGATTgctatttataaagtatttaataACAtggcttttttttttccccgtcaaaaaaaataacatgtttgttttttatgaaaaaatttaataacATGATAACTATGAAAAAACCCCTACCAAATCATGAACTACAAGTCTACAAAAACACATCACACATCCAAACGCAAATTGAAATTCCATAAACACAGCTCACGAAATCATTCATGGCTCTAAACCTCTTGAatgttttctctctcatctttcttGTTCTCTTCCTGCTGTCTCTCTTTCCCCCGATCGAGAGAAACTTTCCCGATCTCATTGCGAAGATTGACTTTCCAAACCACACAACCAATTTTGATCTGAAATCCTTTCTCGAAAGATACGGTTACATCGAATATGCGCAACTCCATGTGAAAAGCGGCGCTTTCGAAGACCAAATTCTCGAATTAGCCATCAAAACGTATCAGGAGACTTACCATATCAAACCCACGGGAATAGCAGATGCCGACACGATATCGAAGATGAGGGCGCCTCGATGCGACGGCGAGCCTGACTTCCTCCATGGCGTTAACTGGATGCAATCTCACGATATCGTCTGCGATATTGATTCTTTGCGAACCTCCATCTCGTCGCGCGTCTGGAATTTCACCAGAGATCAGATCCAcaaattgatgtggattataTGAATGCCAGTTTCTGGTTAGAAAATAAtgtggtttttttttctttctattgtTTCTTTCTGAGAGATGTTgtttttattaaatttgaatgaaattacacttttacaaaaattgaaggattttattataaatgtacGAAACAAAGTTGATTTATGAAATGTAGAGTTTGATTGTTAATTAGTGAGGGTAGAGAGCCCTGATACCCTGAATATCATCTTTAGTTAAATGGCGTCTAAACTCATTAGGGCTAAAATAGGGGTTCATGACCGATCTCTTATGGTCGCTGTGATTAAGGCCGAGTGCGTGGCCGATCTCGTGCAGCGCTACGCTCTCGAAGTCGATAAACTTGCCATGCTCggactggaacgaccatagctCGTCATCATCGAAATGGATGCCACCGTTGGTGGGCGCGAACGAATGGGCCAGCACTCCGCCCGGCCCATCGAACGGGTACGGTCGCCGTGCCCCAGCCGATAAAACCCTATGGACAGATCGTGGTCGTAGAACCCCTTGTTCTCCGAGAAAGTGAAGCCGGAGACGTGACTCCATTTGTCGAGAGCGCTTTCAAGTTGGGGCTTGGCCGCGTCGGGGAAGTTTCTCAGGACGTAGGATAGCTGGAAGAAGGGCCATTTCGGGTGCCCCGGGATTAAAGCGTAGGCGCTGCGGTTGCGTTGCATCAAGTTGACGCCGCCGGCCACGTCGGGGACGCCGCACCGGGGCCGTTTCATCGCCGATAAGGTCTCCGCGTCTAATGACGCTGTGGCCCTTATTTCGTGGCTCTGTTGGAATAATTTCATGGCCGATTCTATGTTGCCGTCGGCGTGTTGAAGATAGCCGTAGTGTTTCAAATAGGCTTTTGCGAAATCGGACGAGTTCAAATCGATGGATGACACGTGGCTAATAGGCGCGAAGAAGAGGAATGTGAACGTGAGGAAGGGTTTAAGAGCCATGGAATTCATTTCATTTAATGGTGATGATGAACGattcttttttaaattaatgGCGATGTTTTTGCAAATTAATGGTGATATTTATAACGTGAATTAATTGTGGCAGGAATTGATGATAGCTAGCATGAACTATAAACCAGCATAAGTAATTTCACCATCACCGGACTTGTTCTTGAATCTTGATACAAATATGCTGGTTATAAGCTCATGCATAtcatatgattatttttatatactgTCAACGgctaattaaaatattactactaaatatatatgtatatatatttacgtAATAATCCAAATCTCAATACAAACAGATTACATCAGAAGGTGAGTTATCCATAGGTGGCAGAATTAGAtctatttgaaaaaaaaaagaagaattaaCCATATAATTTTGATACTATCAAATATTTTAGAACATGTTGATCTCTAAGCGCACCAAAAATCAAGCAACAAATCACATTTGAGTTGCGAATTGAATTCACAGAAAGACTATCGAAAAGTGCAATTTCatatataaaagataaaatcaACGTacaacaaaaattgaaattaattcacaaaaaaaaaagataacgAAAAATAATCTGGGAACGGGCGTGATCTCAAATTCTGGCATGTGGGAGTTGCGAGGGTTGATAGAGCTGACGCCACACCTCCGCCATCTCCGATAACGTCCGTGCATCTAATATTCCAGTGGGCTTCATCCCAAGACTTTCTTGATAGGTTTTTATGGCTAATTCGAAAACTTTCATATCGGAAGCACCGTTTTTAGCAGTGAGTTGAGCGTATTCGAGATAACCATAATGCTCCAGAAAATATCTCGCGTCAAAGAGCTGGGCATGTTCGAGATCGTGGTTGGTTGTGTGGGAGTTTATCATGACAAGACCATTGTTGTTGTTTCCCTTAATGTGggtggagagagaaaatagaaAGAGAGCAAGAAAGACGAGACAGAAAATACTCAGAAGCTTAGGAGCCATggttgaatttgatttgattcgtGTGTATGGAGTTTGTGTTTGTTAATGTTATTGCATTAATTTATAGAACCTTTCCCCTAACTCTATAAGGATTAGTTTTGTAGGCCCTGTAGCTATCTGTTTCCATGTTAATTTCCATAATATTAGGTTTGATTCGTTAGCATTTATGACTTGAACATATTTAATCATCATAAATATCTAGCTAATTATAATATCTAGTTTTGTAGACCCTGTAGCTATGTTGTTTCCCTTATTATGGAATTATAATATCAGATTTATTACATACACGGATATTTTATGGAAACTTCTAAAGTCAAGTACCCATTTGGCCATCTTATTGATCGATTAATCACAAGTTGAGAGCCCTGAGAATAGATTCTTTAGTAAAATCTAATTAGGACTCGTTAATCTCTAATTAGCTCTTCAGTTGGGATTTGTTAATAATTTGGGTTATTGGCGcctaaatatatgaactttggGCTCATTTTGGTTTTTCCATGAACTTAGAaagttgtcaaaaaatacacgaactttaactcattttttttttctaaaacttTGAGAATTTATCAAataatacacaaactttggctcattttatttttttcacaaaatatattgtcatagaaaattatccaaataattattttatttcaattatttccaaaacgatgtcgttttaattaggaaatatatttgatttttttaaaatcatgtCACCATGAATAATTgtcatatattattaattaaattaattaagcaaGCAAGTTAATTATTAAAGAATTATTTagatcatttttttataacaatatatttcgtgggaaaaaataaaatgagccaaagttcatgtattttttaataaaaattttcaaagttcgtgggaaaaaataaaatgagtcagAATTCGTGCATGTATCTTTTTACAATATTCAAAGTTTGTGGGAAAAATTAAAATGACcccaaaattcatgtatttagtTGTCAATAACTCTAATAATGATGATTATAAAGTAAAATAGGTGTATGCCAATTCATTGAAGTGTGCCACCTAATTACGAAGTAGGGTTTAATTTGGATTCTATTCGGACCAATATATTCTTTTGTTTAATTAAGATGGAAAAAGATGATATTCACAAAGTTattaagttatttaaatatttaatttatatttcaatATTCACGTTTTTTTCATTAAATTCATATTCAATTTGTTTTAAAACAAGCACGCAGATTTCATTTGAATGCAAAGTGGAAGTGGTTTGTCATAATCTGAGTAAGAGGGCATTTGGTAgggcttataagctctttaaaataatttataaacagTTCCAAAATTTATAAGCTCTCTTTCAaagtatttgacaaaataaatttttaaatagtttGTAAGCTTTAAAAATAAGTTCTAAGAACTTATAAActcctcaaaaaataagttcttgtatcccaatttattttttcattattttataagcaacactcattttacaaaattaattcaactataattttttattttcatcatatgtcattctaatttcatttttttcgattttctctatctaacaaagattttttctcactaactaaaaattatctctctagctttataagcttaattatccaaacactttgacaacttataagctcttaagaaactatataattataagcttttgaaacattttataagttcctagagcttataagctctttaaaataaacttagccaaacacccccCAAATCTCAAATAGCTTAGGATAAACAGAGTATCTGGGTTATAACACCATCTCCTTAATGACATACATATGAATTTTCAGAATAAATTCTATCAAgaatgttatactccctccgtccactaattgttggcctaggaggcaaaacacggattttaagaaaaagtgtagtgagtggagaaagggacccacaaagtgtattgtttattagttgagtggagaaaaagtgtattatttattgggacccaccaattaaaaaattataaaaacttaCTATAAATGGGTAGGacataaattggtggacggaccaaaaaagaaagtagaccaacaattagtggacggagagagtaacaTTTTATTTCGTTTCTACTCAATTAAAGTTCACAAGTTCACATAATTTGCAGAATATCCCAACGACAAGATTATTATGAATAAAATGATTCACCAAGattatatagtactcccttccGGCTTTCTCCACGATtaatgtttctttttttttttttttttaatacgcCCACGAAAAGTATTCCCTTCTTATTTTTaggaggtggtcttgggtacaattAGGTGTACTGTACAATCGGGTTGCACTCTCACTTAAACTTGTTATTCTGACCCGAActttataaataacactattttaggTGCGGGTCAATCCAATTGTACAGTACACCATATTGTACTCAAGTTTTTGTGTATTTTTAAATACTACTCAACaacataatttattaattaatgtgggGCACAAACTCCACTCCTCCACCACACATTTTTAAACACTACTccacaataacatctttaatgTGTGACCTAAACTCTACTCATAATCCAATTTACTAATGTAGGATTCAAACTACACCACACATTTTTAAATACTATCTTATCATCTTTCATATAGGACTCAAACTCCACTTATAAtaaattcttctttttttttaaaaaaaatccgcATCAAGACAAGTGGGGAATATCGATCACATGCTAAAGAGTAGGGATATCAATTTAGCCCAAAACCCGTGAGCTGACCCGATTAATCCGTCAATCTGAGAGGGTAAGGGTTAAAAAGTTTCAACCCGActagcccgtaaccgaataaCCCGGCATCTGATAGGATGGTCGGCCCtactaacccgatgggctagcccgaaacccgaatacataacataaaatatttagatataaaaattaaaaattgacaaaatattataaactCTCATGCCATTTCACTTTTCTTGATTTTTGAGATATTTTGATTCTATgagttcaaactattgttggatattttattattttttctttaacaaagttgaatattttattgttaccaacttattttatatgttatgtaatcttgattttttttttcttcaatttcttatatttttgcatttcatgcttactatataatttatatctttgatttctatgtatatttatattttatacattatacattagatcattaaaaataataaaacaaaaataattattttatttttatgcttttaATCTGATTAGTCCGATAggttagcccgaaacccgaagtttagggttagggttgaaaatttataacccgacaaaatcctcaacccgattagcccgaaacccgatagggaTGGCCCGAAActcggtgggctggcccgattgacatacTGCTatattgtggccacccacaaattatttaaatagaaaaaaattagtaatttatttaagttattttttaaaataaaaatgagatttattattttattatattctctacattgtagttattttttcgtaatttttttatttttataaaaaataaattaaaaataaaaaatgtaattttttttaaaaaaaatattataatgtggataattcaataaaataattaaatcttatttttattttaaaaaataaattaaataaatcaaaatattttctaTTAAACTAATTTATGGGTGATCACAATGTggttgcatagatttattgcgtgCTAAAGGCAAAGCCGACGGGTAAGTAACCTAATTATTATGTCAAAGTTATGACCTCCACAATTAGGGCTGGtaatcggtccggttcggttataaccgaaccgatttttCAGTTAACCAGAACCGATTAACAGCtaaattgataataaaaaatcGAATCAATTTTTAATTCGGTTAATCGATTAACAGGTCCGATTAATCGGAccgattaaccgaattaaccggttaattaATGAAAAAACCAAAATTGAAGTGGAAGAAAAGTAATGGCGTGGTGGCGTGGTGTTGCTACATAGCTGGTTTGATTTCCATATAATTTCAAATTGGGAGGAACtcgtttccaactccaacaatAATAATCAATCAATAACATCCACAAACATCCATCAATATTGAACTAATTTAGAATCAATCACATCCACAAGTATTATACCCCTTAAAAATAGAGATCTTTGTTACCGTTAAGCGGTTGCCAGATCCCTGAGCAGCAACCAATGCCTCAAAGGTACGCTGGGATTGCTagaccgccgccgccggagctcGGACTCAGAGGCAAGCAAAGGCCGAAAAGACTCACCGGTGGATTAGCCGAGGAACTGGGGAAGGCAGTGACAAATCTTAGGCGTGGTAGACCGGCGACGTGGGTAAGATGCGCCGGTGGAAACTGGGGGAGAGCAGTGACGTCGCTCGGCGCTTCCCTCAATCGTTGCAGAGTCGCCAAAATTTGGGTGAAGTGGGGAAGTCGGGAAGGCCGCAGAAGTCCGGATCTGGAACTTGGGGAATCGCTGGGGCcctatttcttttaattatgagtgcaacttaataaaatatatactttaattatattaactggTTAATTCGATTTTAACCATTCGGTTACCGATTAAACCGATTTTTTCGGTTCGATTACTGTTATAACCGGATAACCGAAACCGTTTACCAGCCCTATCCACAATAGTATAATAATAGTTGATGATCCCAATTTAACATTGAAAGAGTGAATTCTTGTTATATCTTGGGACTGTTCATTTCTAGATATCATAAATTATTGATCTCTCTGTCGTATGTCATTAATAACACTTTGTCACTACTGCTTGGGAACTATATCTCACCACACACTTTCTAGTTTCTTAGGTAGACTGATAACAAAGTTTCATACTCGGTCAAAATTGGGCAACTAGCTGGAAAACACCAAACCATAATTAATTTGCATCAATAAAATTCTAGTGAAATACATTCAAGTCTCGTCATCGTCCGTGCACCTCACAGATATTTTCCATACATGGCACAGATACTGTACCAGACCATAACAAACCAAAATACAATATAACAGCGAAATATGGTTGTGAAGAAATCTCATTTACTAATGTGGGTAATGAATGAGTCCATTTCCTTGGTAGAAACCCCTCCTTGAAGCACAGATTTCGTGACAGCATCCCCCAATTCCGCAGCCCTGTTCCTAATCCCCTCCCCTTCCTCTGACGCCATCAACCGTCTCACGGCGGTCTCCACCGCGGCCGACGGGATGATCCCTTCCCCACGGGCCCACTCCGCGACCTCCACGCCTATCCCAAGCACCTTGGTCATTAACACAGCGTTCCTCGGCTGGTCCGAGTGCATCGGCCACGCCACCACGGGAACGCCCATGCTGATGCTCTCCATGCACGAATTCCACCCACAGTGCGTCAGAAACCCACCCGTTGCCACGTGCCCCAAAATCTCTAGCTGCGGGGCCCAGTCTCGCAAAATTAGCCCCCTCCCCTGTACCCTCTCTTGATACATTTCCGGCAGGGGAGCTCTTCTAGCTTCTCCTTGGAAGACATTACCTCTGTCGGCCTCTCTAATCACCCATATAAAATTCTGCCCACTTTTTTCTAATCCCACAGCAATCTCGGTGATTTGTTCGTCCGACAAAGAGCACGTGCTtccaaaagaaacaagaatCACTGAATTCAAGCTGTATTTGTCCAGCCACTTCAAGCATAACTCATCAGATTGCTTTCTCTCAACAGGATTGAACGGACCAACGGCCCAGATTTCCCCAGTTCCTGTAGGCTTCTCCTTGGCTAGAAGATCAATGTAGGCGCCTTCAATCACCCGCGACGTGTTGTAGATGTCGCCGGAGCTGATTTTCGGAAGGTTGTGTTGAAATTGCATAACCTCCGCGAATTCCGGCGGAAAGCATCCGTCGGCAGATGGAACATTCTCGAAGATTGACGCTTCCTCTGTTAGCGACGGTTTGCCTGCGTACTCCCAAGCGAAGGAATACACTGAAAAAGCGGCTATGCTGTGGAAGCAGTAGGCCTTGGCGTTGGGGATGGCCGGCACGTCTTGCACCACGTAGGGGAGGGTGGAGTCGTACACCACGGCCAGCTTTAAAGCAGACGCTGCGAGTTCCCGTACCAGCTCCACCACGGGCTGCCGGAGGTGCATGGACGAGACCAGGGAGGGGATGAGCTGGGCGGGGAACTTGCTGGCGGCGTTCGGGTCGGGAGCCGGGTTGCTGAAGGCCGGA
This window encodes:
- the LOC131001927 gene encoding zeatin O-glucosyltransferase-like, which translates into the protein MPAKLVPLAVVMVPLAAQGHLNQLLHLSRLIAARGIPVHYVAAEAHIRQARSRVHGWDPSSAAAIHFHDLPTPAFSNPAPDPNAASKFPAQLIPSLVSSMHLRQPVVELVRELAASALKLAVVYDSTLPYVVQDVPAIPNAKAYCFHSIAAFSVYSFAWEYAGKPSLTEEASIFENVPSADGCFPPEFAEVMQFQHNLPKISSGDIYNTSRVIEGAYIDLLAKEKPTGTGEIWAVGPFNPVERKQSDELCLKWLDKYSLNSVILVSFGSTCSLSDEQITEIAVGLEKSGQNFIWVIREADRGNVFQGEARRAPLPEMYQERVQGRGLILRDWAPQLEILGHVATGGFLTHCGWNSCMESISMGVPVVAWPMHSDQPRNAVLMTKVLGIGVEVAEWARGEGIIPSAAVETAVRRLMASEEGEGIRNRAAELGDAVTKSVLQGGVSTKEMDSFITHISK
- the LOC131011167 gene encoding metalloendoproteinase 5-MMP-like — encoded protein: MALKPFLTFTFLFFAPISHVSSIDLNSSDFAKAYLKHYGYLQHADGNIESAMKLFQQSHEIRATASLDAETLSAMKRPRCGVPDVAGGVNLMQRNRSAYALIPGHPKWPFFQLSYVLRNFPDAAKPQLESALDKWSHVSGFTFSENKGFYDHDLSIGFYRLGHGDRTRSMGRAECWPIRSRPPTVASISMMTSYGRSSPSMASLSTSRA